A stretch of Lagopus muta isolate bLagMut1 chromosome 9, bLagMut1 primary, whole genome shotgun sequence DNA encodes these proteins:
- the DGKD gene encoding diacylglycerol kinase delta isoform X7, which yields MLMKQTSSFQRWKRRYFKLRGRTLYYAKTAKSIIFDEVDLTDASVAESSTKNVNNSFTIITPCRKLILCADNRKEMEDWIAALKTVQNREHFESTQYSMDHFSGMHNWYACSHARPTYCNVCREALSGVTSHGLSCEVCKFKAHKRCAVRATNNCKWTTLASIGKDIIEDEDGISMPHQWLEGNLPVSAKCTVCDKTCGSVLRLQDWRCLWCKAMVHTACKELLPSKCPLGLCKVSVIPPTALNSIDSDGFWKATCPPSCTSPLLVFVNSKSGDNQGVKFLRRFKQLLNPAQVFDLMNGGPHLGLRLFQKFDTFRILVCGGDGSVGWVLSEIDSLNLHKQCQLGVLPLGTGNDLARVLGWGSACDDDTQLPQILEKLERASTKMLDRWSIMVYETKLPRQASSSTVTEDFSEDSEVQKILFYEDSVAAHLSKILTSDQHSVVISSAKVLCETVKDFVARVGKAYEKATESSEESEVMARKCSVLKEKLDSLLKTLNDESQASSSLPNPPPTIAEETEDGDGSGSACDSSSDQSVGSSCTARPQIFRPREQLMLRANSLKKAIRQIIEHAEKAVDEQNAQTQEQEGFLLSLSASEEGKELRNEDKISLQSSHSSSYGLSKGRSQRKASKSPCERQISKGSLSLGSSASLPPQTGNRDNLPMLNTKILYPNIRAGMSGSLPGSSVISRLLIHADPFNSEPENLECYTEKCVMNNYFGIGLDAKISLDFNNKRDEHPEKCRSRTKNMMWYGVLGTKELLHRTYKNLEQKVLLECDGRPIPLPSLQGIAVLNIPSYAGGTNFWGGTKEDDTFTAPSFDDKILEVVAVFGSMQMAVSRVINLQHHRIAQCRTVKIAILGEEGVPVQVDGEAWIQPPGYIWIVHKNRAQTLTRDRAFESTLKSWEDKQKCELSRPSSFSLQPEIMSEEESTQINQFGQTAGALIHSIREIAQSYQDMEQELAHAVNASSKSMDKVYAKSKSTEGLNCSLVVEMVNNVKALHNETELLLAGKMALQLDPPQKEQLQAALADMDLQLRKLAYIPWLWQLMEPCDEENQMLDYSKRSRSGKFRLVTKFKKEKNNKNKETHSSMGLPVHLWGTEEVAAWLEHLSLCEYKDIFIRHDVRGSELLHLERRDLKDLGVTKVGHMKRILHGIKELSRSTPASEV from the exons ATTATCACTCCATGTCGGAAGCTCATCCTTTGTGCTGATAACAGAAAAGAGATGGAAGATTGGATTGCAGCACTGAAGACTGTACAGAACCGTGAACATTTTGAG tcTACCCAGTACAGCATGGACCATTTCTCAGGGATGCACAACTGGTACGCCTGCTCACACGCCCGGCCAACATACTGCAATGTGTGTCGGGAAGCGTTGTCTGGAGTCACGTCGCATGGGCTCTCATGTGAAG TGTGCAAGTTTAAAGCCCACAAGCGGTGCGCTGTGCGGGCCACCAATAATTGCAAGTGGACAACTCTGGCCTCTATTGGGAAAGATATCATTGAGGATGAAGATGGG ATCTCAATGCCACATCAGTGGTTGGAAGGAAACCTGCCCGTGAGTGCCAAATGCACTGTGTGTGATAAAACCTGTGGCAGCGTCCTGCGTTTGCAAGACTGGCGCTGCCTTTGGTGCAAAGCCATG gtGCACACAGCATGTAAAGAGTTGTTGCCAAGCAAGTGCCCTCTTGGGCTATGCAAAGTATCTGTCATTCCTCCTACTGCTCTTAACAGCATTGATTCAGATG GTTTCTGGAAAGCTACTTGCCCACCTTCTTGCACAAGTCCTTTGTTGGTCTTTGTCAACTCAAAAAGTGGAGACAACCAGGGAGTAAAATTTCTGCGGAGATTCAAGCAGCTACTGAATCCAGCGCAGGTATTTGACCTTATGAATGGAGGACCTCACCTTGG TTTACGCTTATTCCAGAAGTTTGACACTTTCCGGATCCTGGTTTGCGGTGGGGATGGAAGTGTTGGCTGGGTTCTCTCCGAAATTGATAGCCTCAATCTTCACAAGCAG TGCCAGCTGGGAGTGCTGCCACTGGGAACAGGGAATGATCTTGCTCGCGTATTGGGCTGGGGATCTGCTTGTGATGATGATACCCAGCTTCCACAGATCCTGGAAAAGCTGGAGAGGGCGAGTACCAAAATGTTGGACAG GTGGAGCATTATGGTGTATGAAACCAAACTCCCTCGGCAGGCCTCCAGTTCCACAGTCACTGAAGATTTCAGTGAGGATTCGGAG GTGCAGAAGATTCTCTTCTATGAAGACTCTGTTGCTGCTCATTTGTCCAAAATTTTGACTTCTGACCAACATTCAGTGGTCATCTCCTCAGCCAA GGTGCTTTGTGAGACAGTGAAGGATTTTGTGGCTCGAGTAGGGAAAGCCTATGAGAAGGCAACAGAAAGCTCAGAGGAATCAGAAGTCATGGCCAGGAAG TGCTCTGTCCTGAAGGAGAAGCTGGACTCATTATTGAAGACACTGAATGATGAATCTCAAGCATCTTCATCTCTGCCAAACCCTCCTCCCACCATTGCAGAGGAAACCGAAGATGGTGATGGGTCAGGCAGTGCTTGTGATTCTTCCAGTGACCAGTCAGTGGGCTCATCATGCACTGCACGGCCCCAGATATTTCGCCCCCGGGAACAGCTCATGTTGAGAGCCAACAGCTTGAAAAAAGCCATTCGTCAGATTATAGAGCATGCAGAAAAAG cTGTGGATGAACAGAATGCCCAGACTCAGGAGCAAGAGGGCTTCCTCCTTAGTCTCTCAGCCTCTGAAGAGGGCAAGGAGCTAAGGAATGAGGACAAAATCTCCCTGCAGTcgtcacacagcagcagctatgGATTGTCCAAAGGGAGGAGCCAGAGGAAAG CATCCAAGTCTCCTTGTGAAAGACAAATAAGCAAAGGAAGTTTATCACTGGGCAGTTCTGCATCTCTTCCTCCCCAGACAGGAAACCGGGACAACTTGCCAATGCTGAACACAAAAATCCTCTACCCAA ATATCCGTGCTGGCATGTCCGGGTCTTTGCCTGGGAGTTCTGTCATCAGCCGCTTGTTGATCCATGCTGATCCCTTCAACTCTGAGCCTGAAAATCT TGAATGTTACACAGAGAAGTGTGTGATGAATAACTACTTTGGGATTGGACTGGATGCAAAGATTTCTTTGGACTTCAACAACAAACGTGACGAGCACCCAGAGAAATGCAG AAGTCGTACTAAAAACATGATGTGGTATGGAGTACTGGGGACCAAGGAGCTGCTACACAGAACGTATAAAAACCTGGAGCAGAAAGTGTTGCTGGAG TGCGATGGGAGGCCAATCCCTTTGCCCAGCCTCCAGGGAATTGCTGTACTCAACATTCCCAGCTATGCAGGAGGCACCAATTTCTGGGGTGGAACCAAGGAAGATGAT ACATTTACAGCCCCCTCCTTCGATGACAAGATTTTGGAGGTGGTAGCCGTGTTTGGTAGCATGCAGATGGCAGTGTCACGAGTGATAAACCTACAGCATCATCGGATTGCACAG TGTCGAACTGTGAAGATAGCCATCCTGGGAGAAGAGGGAGTTCCTGTCCAAGTGGATGGAGAAGCCTGGATCCAGCCTCCAGGTTACATCTGGATTGTTCATAAGAACAGGGCACAAACCCTGACCCGAGACAGG gCATTTGAGAGCACCCTGAAGTCCTGGGAGGACAAACAGAAGTGTGAGTTGTCCCGACCGtcctctttctctctgcaaCCAGAAATCATGTCTGAAGAAGAATCCACCCAGATCAACCAGTTTGGTCAAACTGCAGGTGCTCTGATCCACAG CATTCGGGAAATAGCCCAATCCTACCAGGACATGGAACAGGAGCTTGCCCATGCTGTCAATGCCAGCTCCAAGTCAATGGACAAAGTCTACGCTAAATCCAAGTCTACAGAG GGTCTGAACTGCAGCCTTGTTGTAGAGATGGTGAATAATGTCAAAGCCCTGCATAATGAGACAGAACTACTGCTGGCAGGCAAGATGGCACTG CAATTAGATCCTCCCCAAAAGGAGCAGCTCCAAGCAGCCCTGGCAGACATGGACCTCCAGTTGAGGAAACTGGCATACATCCCTTGGCTGTGGCAGCTTATGGAGCCCTGTGATGAGGAG AATCAGATGCTGGATTATTCTAAACGCAGCCGCAGCGGCAAATTCCGGCTAGTGACCaagtttaaaaaagagaagaataacaaaaataaggaaacaCACAGTAGCATGGGATTGCCGG TTCACCTCTGGGGAACGGAGGAGGTTGCGGCTTGGCTTGAGCATCTCAGTCTTTGTGAGTATAAGGATATCTTCATCCGGCATGACGTCCggggctctgagctcctgcaCCTCGAACGGAGGGACCTCAAG GACCTGGGTGTGACCAAAGTGGGTCACATGAAGAGGATACTGCACGGGATCAAGGAGCTGAGCCGGAGTACTCCTGCCAGCGAGGTTTAG
- the DGKD gene encoding diacylglycerol kinase delta isoform X1, giving the protein MCVDNFGTAALGNGRWPERAEAEPRLSEEHQALRLDAAPSLQFHSILCACSLPAPGQTVIKEGMLMKQTSSFQRWKRRYFKLRGRTLYYAKTAKSIIFDEVDLTDASVAESSTKNVNNSFTIITPCRKLILCADNRKEMEDWIAALKTVQNREHFESTQYSMDHFSGMHNWYACSHARPTYCNVCREALSGVTSHGLSCEVCKFKAHKRCAVRATNNCKWTTLASIGKDIIEDEDGISMPHQWLEGNLPVSAKCTVCDKTCGSVLRLQDWRCLWCKAMVHTACKELLPSKCPLGLCKVSVIPPTALNSIDSDGFWKATCPPSCTSPLLVFVNSKSGDNQGVKFLRRFKQLLNPAQVFDLMNGGPHLGLRLFQKFDTFRILVCGGDGSVGWVLSEIDSLNLHKQCQLGVLPLGTGNDLARVLGWGSACDDDTQLPQILEKLERASTKMLDRWSIMVYETKLPRQASSSTVTEDFSEDSEVQKILFYEDSVAAHLSKILTSDQHSVVISSAKVLCETVKDFVARVGKAYEKATESSEESEVMARKCSVLKEKLDSLLKTLNDESQASSSLPNPPPTIAEETEDGDGSGSACDSSSDQSVGSSCTARPQIFRPREQLMLRANSLKKAIRQIIEHAEKAVDEQNAQTQEQEGFLLSLSASEEGKELRNEDKISLQSSHSSSYGLSKGRSQRKASKSPCERQISKGSLSLGSSASLPPQTGNRDNLPMLNTKILYPNIRAGMSGSLPGSSVISRLLIHADPFNSEPENLECYTEKCVMNNYFGIGLDAKISLDFNNKRDEHPEKCRSRTKNMMWYGVLGTKELLHRTYKNLEQKVLLECDGRPIPLPSLQGIAVLNIPSYAGGTNFWGGTKEDDTFTAPSFDDKILEVVAVFGSMQMAVSRVINLQHHRIAQCRTVKIAILGEEGVPVQVDGEAWIQPPGYIWIVHKNRAQTLTRDRAFESTLKSWEDKQKCELSRPSSFSLQPEIMSEEESTQINQFGQTAGALIHSIREIAQSYQDMEQELAHAVNASSKSMDKVYAKSKSTEGLNCSLVVEMVNNVKALHNETELLLAGKMALQLDPPQKEQLQAALADMDLQLRKLAYIPWLWQLMEPCDEENQMLDYSKRSRSGKFRLVTKFKKEKNNKNKETHSSMGLPVHLWGTEEVAAWLEHLSLCEYKDIFIRHDVRGSELLHLERRDLKDLGVTKVGHMKRILHGIKELSRSTPASEV; this is encoded by the exons ATTATCACTCCATGTCGGAAGCTCATCCTTTGTGCTGATAACAGAAAAGAGATGGAAGATTGGATTGCAGCACTGAAGACTGTACAGAACCGTGAACATTTTGAG tcTACCCAGTACAGCATGGACCATTTCTCAGGGATGCACAACTGGTACGCCTGCTCACACGCCCGGCCAACATACTGCAATGTGTGTCGGGAAGCGTTGTCTGGAGTCACGTCGCATGGGCTCTCATGTGAAG TGTGCAAGTTTAAAGCCCACAAGCGGTGCGCTGTGCGGGCCACCAATAATTGCAAGTGGACAACTCTGGCCTCTATTGGGAAAGATATCATTGAGGATGAAGATGGG ATCTCAATGCCACATCAGTGGTTGGAAGGAAACCTGCCCGTGAGTGCCAAATGCACTGTGTGTGATAAAACCTGTGGCAGCGTCCTGCGTTTGCAAGACTGGCGCTGCCTTTGGTGCAAAGCCATG gtGCACACAGCATGTAAAGAGTTGTTGCCAAGCAAGTGCCCTCTTGGGCTATGCAAAGTATCTGTCATTCCTCCTACTGCTCTTAACAGCATTGATTCAGATG GTTTCTGGAAAGCTACTTGCCCACCTTCTTGCACAAGTCCTTTGTTGGTCTTTGTCAACTCAAAAAGTGGAGACAACCAGGGAGTAAAATTTCTGCGGAGATTCAAGCAGCTACTGAATCCAGCGCAGGTATTTGACCTTATGAATGGAGGACCTCACCTTGG TTTACGCTTATTCCAGAAGTTTGACACTTTCCGGATCCTGGTTTGCGGTGGGGATGGAAGTGTTGGCTGGGTTCTCTCCGAAATTGATAGCCTCAATCTTCACAAGCAG TGCCAGCTGGGAGTGCTGCCACTGGGAACAGGGAATGATCTTGCTCGCGTATTGGGCTGGGGATCTGCTTGTGATGATGATACCCAGCTTCCACAGATCCTGGAAAAGCTGGAGAGGGCGAGTACCAAAATGTTGGACAG GTGGAGCATTATGGTGTATGAAACCAAACTCCCTCGGCAGGCCTCCAGTTCCACAGTCACTGAAGATTTCAGTGAGGATTCGGAG GTGCAGAAGATTCTCTTCTATGAAGACTCTGTTGCTGCTCATTTGTCCAAAATTTTGACTTCTGACCAACATTCAGTGGTCATCTCCTCAGCCAA GGTGCTTTGTGAGACAGTGAAGGATTTTGTGGCTCGAGTAGGGAAAGCCTATGAGAAGGCAACAGAAAGCTCAGAGGAATCAGAAGTCATGGCCAGGAAG TGCTCTGTCCTGAAGGAGAAGCTGGACTCATTATTGAAGACACTGAATGATGAATCTCAAGCATCTTCATCTCTGCCAAACCCTCCTCCCACCATTGCAGAGGAAACCGAAGATGGTGATGGGTCAGGCAGTGCTTGTGATTCTTCCAGTGACCAGTCAGTGGGCTCATCATGCACTGCACGGCCCCAGATATTTCGCCCCCGGGAACAGCTCATGTTGAGAGCCAACAGCTTGAAAAAAGCCATTCGTCAGATTATAGAGCATGCAGAAAAAG cTGTGGATGAACAGAATGCCCAGACTCAGGAGCAAGAGGGCTTCCTCCTTAGTCTCTCAGCCTCTGAAGAGGGCAAGGAGCTAAGGAATGAGGACAAAATCTCCCTGCAGTcgtcacacagcagcagctatgGATTGTCCAAAGGGAGGAGCCAGAGGAAAG CATCCAAGTCTCCTTGTGAAAGACAAATAAGCAAAGGAAGTTTATCACTGGGCAGTTCTGCATCTCTTCCTCCCCAGACAGGAAACCGGGACAACTTGCCAATGCTGAACACAAAAATCCTCTACCCAA ATATCCGTGCTGGCATGTCCGGGTCTTTGCCTGGGAGTTCTGTCATCAGCCGCTTGTTGATCCATGCTGATCCCTTCAACTCTGAGCCTGAAAATCT TGAATGTTACACAGAGAAGTGTGTGATGAATAACTACTTTGGGATTGGACTGGATGCAAAGATTTCTTTGGACTTCAACAACAAACGTGACGAGCACCCAGAGAAATGCAG AAGTCGTACTAAAAACATGATGTGGTATGGAGTACTGGGGACCAAGGAGCTGCTACACAGAACGTATAAAAACCTGGAGCAGAAAGTGTTGCTGGAG TGCGATGGGAGGCCAATCCCTTTGCCCAGCCTCCAGGGAATTGCTGTACTCAACATTCCCAGCTATGCAGGAGGCACCAATTTCTGGGGTGGAACCAAGGAAGATGAT ACATTTACAGCCCCCTCCTTCGATGACAAGATTTTGGAGGTGGTAGCCGTGTTTGGTAGCATGCAGATGGCAGTGTCACGAGTGATAAACCTACAGCATCATCGGATTGCACAG TGTCGAACTGTGAAGATAGCCATCCTGGGAGAAGAGGGAGTTCCTGTCCAAGTGGATGGAGAAGCCTGGATCCAGCCTCCAGGTTACATCTGGATTGTTCATAAGAACAGGGCACAAACCCTGACCCGAGACAGG gCATTTGAGAGCACCCTGAAGTCCTGGGAGGACAAACAGAAGTGTGAGTTGTCCCGACCGtcctctttctctctgcaaCCAGAAATCATGTCTGAAGAAGAATCCACCCAGATCAACCAGTTTGGTCAAACTGCAGGTGCTCTGATCCACAG CATTCGGGAAATAGCCCAATCCTACCAGGACATGGAACAGGAGCTTGCCCATGCTGTCAATGCCAGCTCCAAGTCAATGGACAAAGTCTACGCTAAATCCAAGTCTACAGAG GGTCTGAACTGCAGCCTTGTTGTAGAGATGGTGAATAATGTCAAAGCCCTGCATAATGAGACAGAACTACTGCTGGCAGGCAAGATGGCACTG CAATTAGATCCTCCCCAAAAGGAGCAGCTCCAAGCAGCCCTGGCAGACATGGACCTCCAGTTGAGGAAACTGGCATACATCCCTTGGCTGTGGCAGCTTATGGAGCCCTGTGATGAGGAG AATCAGATGCTGGATTATTCTAAACGCAGCCGCAGCGGCAAATTCCGGCTAGTGACCaagtttaaaaaagagaagaataacaaaaataaggaaacaCACAGTAGCATGGGATTGCCGG TTCACCTCTGGGGAACGGAGGAGGTTGCGGCTTGGCTTGAGCATCTCAGTCTTTGTGAGTATAAGGATATCTTCATCCGGCATGACGTCCggggctctgagctcctgcaCCTCGAACGGAGGGACCTCAAG GACCTGGGTGTGACCAAAGTGGGTCACATGAAGAGGATACTGCACGGGATCAAGGAGCTGAGCCGGAGTACTCCTGCCAGCGAGGTTTAG
- the DGKD gene encoding diacylglycerol kinase delta isoform X6 produces MSETVIKEGMLMKQTSSFQRWKRRYFKLRGRTLYYAKTAKSIIFDEVDLTDASVAESSTKNVNNSFTIITPCRKLILCADNRKEMEDWIAALKTVQNREHFESTQYSMDHFSGMHNWYACSHARPTYCNVCREALSGVTSHGLSCEVCKFKAHKRCAVRATNNCKWTTLASIGKDIIEDEDGISMPHQWLEGNLPVSAKCTVCDKTCGSVLRLQDWRCLWCKAMVHTACKELLPSKCPLGLCKVSVIPPTALNSIDSDGFWKATCPPSCTSPLLVFVNSKSGDNQGVKFLRRFKQLLNPAQVFDLMNGGPHLGLRLFQKFDTFRILVCGGDGSVGWVLSEIDSLNLHKQCQLGVLPLGTGNDLARVLGWGSACDDDTQLPQILEKLERASTKMLDRWSIMVYETKLPRQASSSTVTEDFSEDSEVQKILFYEDSVAAHLSKILTSDQHSVVISSAKVLCETVKDFVARVGKAYEKATESSEESEVMARKCSVLKEKLDSLLKTLNDESQASSSLPNPPPTIAEETEDGDGSGSACDSSSDQSVGSSCTARPQIFRPREQLMLRANSLKKAIRQIIEHAEKAVDEQNAQTQEQEGFLLSLSASEEGKELRNEDKISLQSSHSSSYGLSKGRSQRKASKSPCERQISKGSLSLGSSASLPPQTGNRDNLPMLNTKILYPNIRAGMSGSLPGSSVISRLLIHADPFNSEPENLECYTEKCVMNNYFGIGLDAKISLDFNNKRDEHPEKCRSRTKNMMWYGVLGTKELLHRTYKNLEQKVLLECDGRPIPLPSLQGIAVLNIPSYAGGTNFWGGTKEDDTFTAPSFDDKILEVVAVFGSMQMAVSRVINLQHHRIAQCRTVKIAILGEEGVPVQVDGEAWIQPPGYIWIVHKNRAQTLTRDRAFESTLKSWEDKQKCELSRPSSFSLQPEIMSEEESTQINQFGQTAGALIHSIREIAQSYQDMEQELAHAVNASSKSMDKVYAKSKSTEGLNCSLVVEMVNNVKALHNETELLLAGKMALQLDPPQKEQLQAALADMDLQLRKLAYIPWLWQLMEPCDEENQMLDYSKRSRSGKFRLVTKFKKEKNNKNKETHSSMGLPVHLWGTEEVAAWLEHLSLCEYKDIFIRHDVRGSELLHLERRDLKDLGVTKVGHMKRILHGIKELSRSTPASEV; encoded by the exons ATTATCACTCCATGTCGGAAGCTCATCCTTTGTGCTGATAACAGAAAAGAGATGGAAGATTGGATTGCAGCACTGAAGACTGTACAGAACCGTGAACATTTTGAG tcTACCCAGTACAGCATGGACCATTTCTCAGGGATGCACAACTGGTACGCCTGCTCACACGCCCGGCCAACATACTGCAATGTGTGTCGGGAAGCGTTGTCTGGAGTCACGTCGCATGGGCTCTCATGTGAAG TGTGCAAGTTTAAAGCCCACAAGCGGTGCGCTGTGCGGGCCACCAATAATTGCAAGTGGACAACTCTGGCCTCTATTGGGAAAGATATCATTGAGGATGAAGATGGG ATCTCAATGCCACATCAGTGGTTGGAAGGAAACCTGCCCGTGAGTGCCAAATGCACTGTGTGTGATAAAACCTGTGGCAGCGTCCTGCGTTTGCAAGACTGGCGCTGCCTTTGGTGCAAAGCCATG gtGCACACAGCATGTAAAGAGTTGTTGCCAAGCAAGTGCCCTCTTGGGCTATGCAAAGTATCTGTCATTCCTCCTACTGCTCTTAACAGCATTGATTCAGATG GTTTCTGGAAAGCTACTTGCCCACCTTCTTGCACAAGTCCTTTGTTGGTCTTTGTCAACTCAAAAAGTGGAGACAACCAGGGAGTAAAATTTCTGCGGAGATTCAAGCAGCTACTGAATCCAGCGCAGGTATTTGACCTTATGAATGGAGGACCTCACCTTGG TTTACGCTTATTCCAGAAGTTTGACACTTTCCGGATCCTGGTTTGCGGTGGGGATGGAAGTGTTGGCTGGGTTCTCTCCGAAATTGATAGCCTCAATCTTCACAAGCAG TGCCAGCTGGGAGTGCTGCCACTGGGAACAGGGAATGATCTTGCTCGCGTATTGGGCTGGGGATCTGCTTGTGATGATGATACCCAGCTTCCACAGATCCTGGAAAAGCTGGAGAGGGCGAGTACCAAAATGTTGGACAG GTGGAGCATTATGGTGTATGAAACCAAACTCCCTCGGCAGGCCTCCAGTTCCACAGTCACTGAAGATTTCAGTGAGGATTCGGAG GTGCAGAAGATTCTCTTCTATGAAGACTCTGTTGCTGCTCATTTGTCCAAAATTTTGACTTCTGACCAACATTCAGTGGTCATCTCCTCAGCCAA GGTGCTTTGTGAGACAGTGAAGGATTTTGTGGCTCGAGTAGGGAAAGCCTATGAGAAGGCAACAGAAAGCTCAGAGGAATCAGAAGTCATGGCCAGGAAG TGCTCTGTCCTGAAGGAGAAGCTGGACTCATTATTGAAGACACTGAATGATGAATCTCAAGCATCTTCATCTCTGCCAAACCCTCCTCCCACCATTGCAGAGGAAACCGAAGATGGTGATGGGTCAGGCAGTGCTTGTGATTCTTCCAGTGACCAGTCAGTGGGCTCATCATGCACTGCACGGCCCCAGATATTTCGCCCCCGGGAACAGCTCATGTTGAGAGCCAACAGCTTGAAAAAAGCCATTCGTCAGATTATAGAGCATGCAGAAAAAG cTGTGGATGAACAGAATGCCCAGACTCAGGAGCAAGAGGGCTTCCTCCTTAGTCTCTCAGCCTCTGAAGAGGGCAAGGAGCTAAGGAATGAGGACAAAATCTCCCTGCAGTcgtcacacagcagcagctatgGATTGTCCAAAGGGAGGAGCCAGAGGAAAG CATCCAAGTCTCCTTGTGAAAGACAAATAAGCAAAGGAAGTTTATCACTGGGCAGTTCTGCATCTCTTCCTCCCCAGACAGGAAACCGGGACAACTTGCCAATGCTGAACACAAAAATCCTCTACCCAA ATATCCGTGCTGGCATGTCCGGGTCTTTGCCTGGGAGTTCTGTCATCAGCCGCTTGTTGATCCATGCTGATCCCTTCAACTCTGAGCCTGAAAATCT TGAATGTTACACAGAGAAGTGTGTGATGAATAACTACTTTGGGATTGGACTGGATGCAAAGATTTCTTTGGACTTCAACAACAAACGTGACGAGCACCCAGAGAAATGCAG AAGTCGTACTAAAAACATGATGTGGTATGGAGTACTGGGGACCAAGGAGCTGCTACACAGAACGTATAAAAACCTGGAGCAGAAAGTGTTGCTGGAG TGCGATGGGAGGCCAATCCCTTTGCCCAGCCTCCAGGGAATTGCTGTACTCAACATTCCCAGCTATGCAGGAGGCACCAATTTCTGGGGTGGAACCAAGGAAGATGAT ACATTTACAGCCCCCTCCTTCGATGACAAGATTTTGGAGGTGGTAGCCGTGTTTGGTAGCATGCAGATGGCAGTGTCACGAGTGATAAACCTACAGCATCATCGGATTGCACAG TGTCGAACTGTGAAGATAGCCATCCTGGGAGAAGAGGGAGTTCCTGTCCAAGTGGATGGAGAAGCCTGGATCCAGCCTCCAGGTTACATCTGGATTGTTCATAAGAACAGGGCACAAACCCTGACCCGAGACAGG gCATTTGAGAGCACCCTGAAGTCCTGGGAGGACAAACAGAAGTGTGAGTTGTCCCGACCGtcctctttctctctgcaaCCAGAAATCATGTCTGAAGAAGAATCCACCCAGATCAACCAGTTTGGTCAAACTGCAGGTGCTCTGATCCACAG CATTCGGGAAATAGCCCAATCCTACCAGGACATGGAACAGGAGCTTGCCCATGCTGTCAATGCCAGCTCCAAGTCAATGGACAAAGTCTACGCTAAATCCAAGTCTACAGAG GGTCTGAACTGCAGCCTTGTTGTAGAGATGGTGAATAATGTCAAAGCCCTGCATAATGAGACAGAACTACTGCTGGCAGGCAAGATGGCACTG CAATTAGATCCTCCCCAAAAGGAGCAGCTCCAAGCAGCCCTGGCAGACATGGACCTCCAGTTGAGGAAACTGGCATACATCCCTTGGCTGTGGCAGCTTATGGAGCCCTGTGATGAGGAG AATCAGATGCTGGATTATTCTAAACGCAGCCGCAGCGGCAAATTCCGGCTAGTGACCaagtttaaaaaagagaagaataacaaaaataaggaaacaCACAGTAGCATGGGATTGCCGG TTCACCTCTGGGGAACGGAGGAGGTTGCGGCTTGGCTTGAGCATCTCAGTCTTTGTGAGTATAAGGATATCTTCATCCGGCATGACGTCCggggctctgagctcctgcaCCTCGAACGGAGGGACCTCAAG GACCTGGGTGTGACCAAAGTGGGTCACATGAAGAGGATACTGCACGGGATCAAGGAGCTGAGCCGGAGTACTCCTGCCAGCGAGGTTTAG